One stretch of Candidatus Anaeroferrophillus wilburensis DNA includes these proteins:
- a CDS encoding DUF2156 domain-containing protein codes for MANIPAYPQFGDITLEHAEEVRTLLGTINAEVAEFSFSNLFLFRHAHEYRLSRWQDFLLITGKGYDQQSYAFPPLGKGDVHQAVSLLVDHLQSKGLPPVFFPVPDAWLESLFPGPLWTPVADRNQADYLYLREDLATLPGKKFQKRRNRLKKFLREEAAGYQYAELADEYLPQCLELADGWCDIRCSLERPSTYQETQAVKEALQYYRLLGLRGGVILIAGRVRAFCLGEPLNRKTFVVHFEKTEPGRTGLAQIINRDFCQHSLGAFIYVNREQDLGDAGLRQAKMSYNPVCLLEKNCLTLEKSETSC; via the coding sequence ATGGCAAACATTCCGGCATACCCCCAATTCGGGGATATAACCCTGGAACATGCTGAAGAAGTGCGGACTTTGTTGGGAACAATCAATGCCGAGGTTGCTGAATTTTCGTTCAGCAACCTCTTCCTTTTTCGTCATGCCCATGAGTATCGTTTGAGCCGGTGGCAGGATTTCCTGTTGATTACCGGCAAAGGCTATGATCAGCAGTCCTACGCTTTTCCGCCGCTGGGTAAAGGTGATGTTCACCAGGCGGTCAGCTTGCTGGTTGACCATCTTCAAAGCAAAGGGTTGCCGCCGGTTTTTTTTCCGGTGCCGGATGCCTGGCTTGAATCACTTTTTCCCGGGCCACTATGGACGCCGGTTGCGGATCGCAATCAGGCAGATTACCTCTACCTGCGGGAAGACCTGGCCACCCTGCCGGGCAAGAAGTTTCAAAAGCGGCGAAACCGGCTGAAAAAGTTTCTCCGGGAGGAAGCCGCGGGGTATCAGTATGCCGAACTTGCCGATGAATACCTGCCCCAGTGTCTTGAACTTGCTGATGGGTGGTGTGACATCCGTTGTTCCTTGGAGCGGCCATCCACCTATCAGGAAACGCAGGCCGTAAAGGAAGCGCTGCAGTACTACCGTCTGCTGGGGCTTAGGGGAGGGGTCATTCTTATCGCTGGGCGGGTACGGGCATTTTGTCTTGGAGAACCCCTGAACAGAAAAACCTTCGTCGTCCACTTTGAGAAAACCGAGCCCGGCCGTACCGGTCTGGCGCAGATTATCAACCGTGATTTCTGCCAGCACAGTCTTGGTGCTTTTATCTATGTAAACCGCGAACAGGATTTGGGTGATGCCGGTCTACGCCAAGCAAAAATGAGCTATAATCCCGTCTGTCTGCTTGAAAAAAATTGCCTTACGCTTGAGAAAAGCGAAACTTCCTGCTAA
- a CDS encoding AEC family transporter, which yields MTIVSTIIPIFAIILLGCFARQRGFLQPDFLQPANRLVYYLAIPAMIFRAISRGSLKGQFNGSVLVLTLLAMVLIFFAAWGVCRGWNLPRRQRGTFIQSSFHGNLGYIGLAVSFYFLGEEGFVRASIIAGFVIILQNFLAVVALQMHAGTAAVKGSRLVMVWRIMGNPVILAAVAGISYSALSLPLPLVVERSLDILSGLALPMALLIIGASLSFSLMQARIKPVLVSTTFKLLLQPLCGLGLYRLFGLTAGEYIPALILLASPTATLAYVMANEMEGDADLAVAAISASTMVSALTFSLWLSLTG from the coding sequence ATGACTATCGTTAGCACAATCATTCCCATTTTTGCCATTATTCTGCTGGGTTGCTTTGCCCGACAGCGGGGTTTTCTCCAGCCAGACTTTCTCCAGCCAGCCAATCGCCTGGTCTATTATCTGGCCATTCCGGCAATGATCTTCCGGGCCATTTCCCGTGGCTCCCTTAAAGGTCAGTTCAATGGCAGCGTGCTGGTCCTGACGCTGCTGGCCATGGTGCTGATTTTCTTTGCTGCCTGGGGGGTCTGTCGTGGCTGGAATTTGCCGCGGCGCCAGCGGGGGACCTTTATTCAAAGTTCCTTCCATGGAAATCTTGGCTATATCGGTTTGGCGGTTTCTTTTTACTTTCTGGGGGAGGAAGGGTTTGTCCGGGCCAGCATCATCGCTGGTTTCGTTATCATCCTGCAAAACTTTCTTGCGGTCGTGGCGCTACAGATGCATGCTGGTACGGCTGCCGTCAAAGGATCGCGGCTGGTGATGGTCTGGCGGATTATGGGAAACCCGGTCATCCTGGCAGCAGTTGCCGGAATTTCCTATTCCGCGTTATCGTTGCCATTGCCGCTGGTGGTTGAACGCAGTCTTGATATTCTCAGCGGTCTGGCCTTGCCCATGGCTTTGTTGATCATTGGTGCGTCGCTCTCCTTTTCTCTCATGCAGGCGCGTATCAAACCGGTGCTTGTAAGTACGACCTTCAAACTGCTTCTGCAGCCCCTCTGTGGTTTAGGGCTCTACCGACTCTTTGGTTTAACCGCAGGAGAATATATTCCGGCGCTGATTCTGCTGGCGTCGCCCACCGCGACCCTGGCCTATGTTATGGCCAATGAAATGGAGGGAGATGCTGATCTGGCGGTGGCTGCCATTTCTGCCAGTACGATGGTTTCGGCCCTGACTTTTTCGCTTTGGCTTTCCTTGACCGGCTGA
- the nudC gene encoding NAD(+) diphosphatase gives MKQDFLFDRSAVKRRDADWLAEQLTQPESRFLPCWRLQNFFAGEESPLPVSLAAVDLEDLLDSSKVIFLGTREKNPWFALVLPDDQSVADRLRPFGVFCRLRRLVSVVPDSVFLMLSYVRAMAYWHRRNRYCGDCGALNAGAEGGHLLVCTNPACQRQHFPRTDPAVIVQVSWQDRCLLARQAGWPAGLYSVLAGFVEPGESLEEAVAREVREESGVEVQQIDYVGSQPWAFPRSLMVGFTAVATSGEIACADGELEDVRWVARSELKKELEQGTIRVPTPGALAHRLIAGWFAAGGEEKSLAALRSP, from the coding sequence ATGAAGCAGGATTTCTTGTTTGATCGGTCGGCTGTCAAGCGTCGTGATGCAGACTGGCTTGCTGAGCAGCTGACGCAGCCTGAATCGCGGTTTCTGCCCTGCTGGCGGTTACAGAACTTCTTTGCCGGTGAGGAGTCCCCTCTCCCAGTCAGCCTGGCGGCCGTCGACCTTGAAGACCTTCTCGATTCTTCTAAGGTTATATTCCTTGGCACTCGGGAGAAAAACCCCTGGTTTGCCCTCGTTCTGCCCGATGATCAGTCGGTGGCTGACCGATTGAGACCCTTTGGGGTTTTTTGCCGCTTGCGACGGCTGGTTTCTGTGGTGCCGGACAGTGTTTTTCTCATGCTTTCCTATGTCCGGGCCATGGCCTACTGGCACCGGCGGAATCGTTATTGCGGTGATTGCGGAGCTCTTAATGCCGGCGCGGAGGGGGGACATCTGCTGGTGTGCACCAACCCTGCCTGTCAGCGGCAGCATTTCCCCCGTACCGATCCAGCGGTGATTGTTCAAGTCAGCTGGCAGGACAGGTGCCTTCTGGCTCGCCAGGCCGGCTGGCCGGCGGGGCTCTATTCCGTGCTGGCGGGATTTGTGGAGCCAGGAGAAAGCCTGGAGGAGGCAGTTGCCCGGGAAGTGCGGGAAGAGTCAGGGGTAGAGGTGCAGCAGATCGACTATGTTGGTTCGCAGCCTTGGGCTTTCCCCCGTTCTTTGATGGTGGGCTTTACCGCCGTTGCCACGTCAGGGGAGATCGCCTGTGCTGATGGAGAACTGGAAGATGTTCGCTGGGTGGCCCGGTCGGAACTGAAAAAGGAGCTTGAGCAGGGAACGATCCGTGTTCCGACACCGGGTGCCCTGGCTCATCGACTGATTGCCGGCTGGTTTGCTGCCGGCGGGGAAGAAAAATCCCTGGCGGCATTACGCTCACCATGA
- a CDS encoding NAD-glutamate dehydrogenase, with translation MYVSIEGILQERCAQAEKNFDWLQANLNPYFFITMADEHDALANLVGSLHTLVHNRHLVLADQPGQLIQASLSLPGSLYQSFSQLQEQNISYAEVSHSYRPVPGTKDPLEIQRFEFDRKPHREIAAAGIIRIPRTIKQAIKNVMPAAYPDFAFADFDQILRMLWLNNERYIRISPPERVARIISLYQQVCKHNGLYLDVENTEDVTHHQESRLLFAVGNPPEGGFLAQVLEILNRFDISIRRAYCLNVSNGVTPYFLATLYVSTRQGDLVLKESAFYQELKAELYNTQILANTGRVYTSFLVHRVMTGPEASLTNALIAFCHGNLAHNRPEQFDLQEIKRAFYHNPDLALQLTKLFFLRFHPSEEDREVRYGRAYAHVKEEIEGYNTGHRVLDETRKTIFFTALLLIHYTLKTNFFVPEKHALAFRLDPAYLVAMGDEFTSDLPAGEPFRVTFFYGRYGAGYHVGFADIARGGWRTVICRTADDFLTTADTLFREVYVLAHTQNLKNKDIYEGGSKMGVVLDVSDIEDQDLITQRLYKLQYGFVNAFLDIFVTRNGRVQHPQVVDYYGEDEPIELGPDENMHDSMIELIARQSVKRGYLLGPALISSKEVGINHKQYGVTSLGVITFAEITMAELGVDMRHDPFTVKITGGPNGDVAGNAIRLLLARCPWVAITLVVAGSGAAYDPRGLDGQEMGRLALAANIDDFNPDLLSPGGFILFRKIRRQEGLVELFRKLVRTEEGVEEHWITPDEFHREFDGLIFSVAADLFIPAGGRPETIDSHNWQRLFTARGEATCRAIVEGANSFITPAARQEIQQRGVIVIRDAAANKCGVISSSYEIIANLLLSEKEFLRHKETYVADVLGILEKRARDEAQLLFSRYREAGGSILYTEIANSISAEINEHYNRLFSFFQSRPDLAADAMFRPVILAHLPRFISDNRKYRLRIRKLPPKYHYAILASELASRIVYQGEWETDFENTLKRYVKKHFSG, from the coding sequence ATGTATGTAAGTATTGAGGGGATTTTACAGGAGCGTTGTGCCCAGGCCGAGAAAAATTTTGACTGGCTCCAGGCAAATCTTAACCCCTACTTTTTCATTACCATGGCCGACGAACATGATGCTCTTGCCAATCTGGTTGGCAGCCTCCATACGTTGGTCCATAACCGCCATCTGGTGCTTGCCGACCAGCCAGGGCAGCTGATTCAGGCCAGTCTCAGCCTTCCGGGTTCCCTCTATCAGTCATTCAGTCAGCTCCAGGAACAAAACATCTCTTACGCAGAGGTCAGTCATTCCTATCGACCGGTTCCCGGCACAAAAGATCCGCTCGAAATTCAGCGGTTCGAATTTGACCGCAAACCCCACCGTGAGATTGCCGCCGCTGGCATCATTCGTATCCCGCGGACCATCAAGCAAGCGATCAAGAACGTCATGCCGGCCGCCTACCCTGATTTTGCTTTTGCTGACTTTGATCAGATTCTGCGGATGCTCTGGCTTAACAACGAACGCTATATCCGTATCTCGCCGCCTGAGCGGGTTGCCCGGATCATCTCCCTCTATCAGCAGGTCTGCAAGCATAATGGCCTCTATCTGGACGTTGAAAATACCGAAGATGTCACCCACCATCAGGAATCACGACTCCTGTTTGCCGTGGGCAACCCGCCGGAAGGCGGCTTCCTGGCCCAGGTGCTGGAAATTCTCAATCGTTTTGATATCAGTATCCGCCGGGCTTATTGCCTCAATGTCAGCAATGGGGTAACCCCCTATTTTCTGGCAACCCTCTATGTTTCCACGCGGCAGGGTGATCTGGTGCTGAAAGAGTCAGCGTTCTATCAGGAGTTGAAAGCTGAACTCTATAATACCCAGATTCTCGCCAATACCGGCCGGGTCTATACCTCCTTTCTGGTTCATCGGGTCATGACCGGCCCGGAAGCTTCTTTGACCAATGCCCTGATTGCCTTTTGCCATGGCAATCTGGCCCATAACCGGCCGGAACAGTTTGACCTGCAGGAGATCAAAAGGGCTTTTTACCATAATCCGGATCTGGCACTGCAGCTGACGAAGCTGTTTTTTCTTCGTTTTCATCCGTCGGAAGAGGACCGTGAGGTCCGCTATGGGCGTGCCTATGCCCACGTGAAAGAGGAGATTGAGGGCTATAATACCGGCCATCGGGTTCTGGATGAGACCAGAAAAACAATTTTTTTCACCGCTCTGCTGCTGATTCACTATACGTTGAAGACCAATTTTTTTGTGCCGGAAAAACATGCGCTGGCCTTTCGCCTTGATCCTGCCTACCTGGTAGCCATGGGCGACGAATTCACCAGTGATCTGCCGGCCGGTGAGCCTTTTCGGGTGACCTTTTTTTACGGTCGCTACGGGGCCGGCTACCATGTGGGTTTTGCTGATATTGCTCGTGGCGGCTGGCGGACGGTTATCTGCCGGACAGCGGATGACTTTCTCACTACCGCGGATACCCTGTTTCGCGAGGTCTATGTCCTGGCCCATACCCAGAACCTGAAAAACAAGGATATCTATGAGGGCGGTTCAAAGATGGGGGTGGTGCTGGATGTTTCGGACATTGAGGATCAGGATCTTATCACCCAGCGCCTCTACAAGCTCCAGTACGGCTTTGTCAATGCTTTTTTGGATATCTTTGTTACCCGTAACGGCCGGGTTCAGCATCCGCAGGTTGTTGATTATTATGGTGAAGATGAACCGATCGAGCTGGGCCCCGATGAGAATATGCATGATTCGATGATTGAACTGATTGCCAGGCAATCGGTCAAGAGAGGGTATCTCCTTGGGCCGGCGCTGATATCCAGCAAAGAGGTGGGTATCAACCATAAGCAGTACGGGGTGACGTCGTTGGGGGTTATAACCTTTGCCGAAATAACCATGGCTGAGCTGGGGGTGGATATGCGGCATGACCCGTTTACGGTCAAAATTACCGGCGGTCCCAACGGTGACGTGGCCGGGAACGCCATCCGCTTGCTGCTGGCCCGCTGCCCGTGGGTGGCGATCACCTTGGTGGTGGCCGGTTCGGGGGCGGCCTATGATCCCCGGGGGCTTGATGGGCAGGAAATGGGCCGACTGGCACTGGCGGCCAATATCGATGATTTCAATCCCGATCTTCTTTCGCCGGGTGGATTTATACTCTTTCGCAAAATAAGGCGCCAGGAAGGTCTGGTTGAGTTGTTCCGTAAGCTAGTTCGCACGGAGGAGGGAGTTGAAGAACACTGGATAACCCCGGACGAGTTTCATCGGGAGTTTGACGGCCTGATTTTTTCCGTTGCTGCCGACCTTTTTATTCCTGCCGGCGGTCGGCCGGAAACCATTGATAGCCATAATTGGCAACGGTTGTTCACTGCCCGGGGGGAAGCCACCTGCCGAGCGATTGTCGAGGGTGCCAACTCTTTCATTACCCCGGCTGCCCGCCAGGAGATTCAACAGCGGGGGGTGATTGTTATCCGTGATGCGGCTGCCAATAAATGCGGGGTTATCTCTTCTTCGTATGAGATTATTGCCAATCTGCTGCTCAGTGAGAAGGAGTTTCTCAGACATAAGGAGACGTATGTGGCTGATGTCCTTGGTATTCTGGAAAAGCGGGCTCGTGATGAAGCGCAACTGTTGTTCAGCCGCTACCGGGAAGCGGGAGGGAGCATTCTTTATACGGAGATTGCCAACAGTATCAGTGCAGAAATCAATGAGCATTATAATCGGCTGTTCAGCTTTTTCCAGTCGCGGCCTGATTTGGCCGCCGATGCCATGTTTCGCCCGGTTATCCTGGCCCATTTACCCCGCTTTATCAGTGATAACCGGAAATACCGGCTGCGGATCAGGAAGCTGCCGCCGAAATATCATTATGCCATTTTGGCCAGTGAGCTAGCCTCCAGGATTGTCTACCAGGGAGAATGGGAGACCGATTTTGAAAACACTCTGAAACGGTATGTTAAGAAGCATTTTTCCGGTTGA
- a CDS encoding class I SAM-dependent RNA methyltransferase, giving the protein MSFPAPPLMSADVNDIVTLTIEKLVYGGDGLGRVDQLAVFVPWTAPHDIIRAKIVTRKKRYARAELLEIITPSPVRITPPCPYIQHGCGGCPWQHLAYDSQLAIKRELVVEGLRHALPAETVEVHAVVGMTDPFHFRNKVTAKCVLVDHENVHLGFFAANSHRVVSIFSLPTGSCLVQHRQNNQFLADCGRSLPAFASWLNKRPITSIAVRSGMDVLGTHVPRLTTDLPAAIVARLKTTAAMVADRVAIPCRGLTFQVSGQSFFQTNTSQAEILVDTVAGLLLSGKHNGTLVDLFCGVGLFALSFAGFFDRVYGIESSRSALRDAEINSKTLAAEQVTWIGGRAEKMFSPLAARLSTIDAVILDPPREGCDQRLLQQLAASKVARIVYVACDLATLCRDVQRLAALGYQLLSAQPVDMFPHTYHLEIVAFLVRKVS; this is encoded by the coding sequence TTGTCTTTTCCTGCCCCACCACTGATGAGCGCCGACGTCAACGATATTGTTACCCTGACAATAGAGAAGCTGGTCTATGGCGGCGATGGCCTGGGACGCGTGGATCAGCTGGCGGTGTTTGTGCCGTGGACCGCGCCGCACGATATCATCCGGGCAAAAATCGTTACCCGAAAAAAGCGCTATGCCCGGGCTGAATTGCTGGAAATCATTACCCCGTCGCCGGTTCGCATTACCCCTCCCTGTCCTTATATTCAGCACGGCTGTGGCGGCTGTCCCTGGCAGCACCTGGCTTATGATTCACAACTCGCCATAAAAAGAGAACTGGTTGTTGAAGGGCTCCGGCATGCCCTGCCGGCGGAAACAGTTGAAGTCCATGCCGTTGTTGGCATGACTGATCCTTTTCATTTTCGTAACAAGGTGACGGCCAAGTGTGTTCTGGTTGACCATGAAAATGTGCACTTGGGATTTTTTGCCGCTAACTCCCACCGAGTGGTTAGTATTTTTAGTTTACCAACTGGTTCATGTTTGGTGCAGCACCGCCAAAACAATCAGTTCCTTGCTGATTGTGGCCGTTCTTTGCCGGCATTTGCCAGCTGGCTGAACAAACGGCCGATTACCTCCATTGCCGTGCGCAGTGGTATGGATGTGCTTGGTACGCATGTTCCCCGGCTGACGACCGACCTGCCGGCAGCGATTGTTGCCCGCTTGAAAACGACAGCGGCTATGGTCGCCGACAGGGTAGCAATTCCCTGTCGAGGCCTGACGTTTCAAGTCTCAGGGCAATCATTTTTCCAGACCAACACCTCCCAGGCTGAAATTCTGGTGGATACGGTTGCCGGTTTGCTGCTTTCGGGGAAGCATAACGGGACGTTGGTTGACCTGTTCTGCGGCGTTGGCCTGTTCGCCCTCTCCTTTGCCGGATTTTTCGACCGGGTATATGGTATTGAGTCATCCCGTAGTGCATTGCGCGATGCCGAGATAAACAGCAAGACATTGGCTGCCGAACAGGTAACCTGGATTGGCGGTCGGGCTGAAAAGATGTTCTCCCCCTTAGCTGCCAGATTATCAACCATTGATGCTGTCATTCTTGATCCTCCCCGAGAGGGGTGCGACCAGCGCCTGCTGCAGCAGCTGGCCGCCAGCAAAGTTGCCCGGATTGTCTATGTTGCCTGCGATCTTGCCACCCTGTGCCGGGACGTGCAGCGGCTGGCTGCCCTGGGTTACCAGCTGCTTTCCGCCCAGCCGGTTGATATGTTTCCCCATACCTACCACCTTGAGATTGTTGCCTTCCTGGTAAGAAAAGTTTCCTGA
- a CDS encoding peptidoglycan DD-metalloendopeptidase family protein produces MGKFTREALGFFVAMHDRLNEQKTKGRRRKRRVVCFLLAALVLAGGVLSGTFSDRQSFGRWSLASSGANEPVLPVAQGSMPDGSVPAAGQDSLPVVESCSRIIRPGETVSALLSDYLAPRQIVALSQACDSSFPLSRIRAGRIFSLQVADGELVGFDYEINAEEKLAVSCQAAGFTVSRVPIAYDVNTVVVQGTIDSTLFAAVTAIGEKAELAYKLADIFAWEVDFIRDIRAGDRFRALVQKRYRDGKFIDYGLVQAAEFTNQGKNFLGILYRDEDGLPGYYNADGSNLRKAFLKAPLSFHRISSTYSHRRLHPIRKIWLPHPGIDYAAPVGTPVKAAGNGTVVCVASDNQAGNYVKIRHPNGYESSYLHLSRFAGKAKRGIKVAQGEVIGYVGSTGMATGPHLDFRMKKNGRFINPLKMENPRARRLSDHVMPSFLQKMFACQASLETIRLVRHDFPEGGETQL; encoded by the coding sequence ATGGGGAAATTCACTCGGGAAGCTTTGGGGTTTTTTGTTGCCATGCATGACCGTTTAAACGAGCAAAAGACAAAAGGTCGGCGTCGCAAACGTCGGGTCGTTTGTTTTTTGCTGGCCGCTCTGGTACTGGCTGGCGGCGTCCTCTCGGGAACTTTTTCAGATCGACAGTCTTTTGGCCGATGGTCTCTGGCATCGTCTGGTGCCAATGAGCCGGTTTTGCCGGTTGCCCAGGGATCAATGCCGGACGGGTCGGTGCCGGCTGCCGGGCAGGATTCACTGCCGGTTGTGGAGTCCTGTTCCCGGATTATCCGCCCCGGAGAAACGGTTTCGGCGCTGCTGAGTGACTACCTTGCCCCCCGGCAGATTGTCGCCTTAAGCCAAGCGTGTGACAGCAGCTTTCCCCTCTCCCGGATTCGTGCCGGCCGGATTTTTTCACTGCAGGTGGCCGATGGTGAGCTGGTTGGTTTTGACTACGAGATCAATGCTGAGGAAAAACTGGCAGTTTCCTGTCAGGCTGCTGGCTTTACTGTTTCCCGGGTTCCCATAGCCTATGATGTCAATACTGTGGTGGTTCAGGGCACTATCGATTCTACTCTATTTGCCGCCGTGACAGCCATAGGCGAAAAGGCTGAGCTGGCGTACAAGCTGGCAGATATTTTCGCCTGGGAAGTTGATTTCATCAGGGATATCAGGGCTGGTGATCGGTTTAGAGCGCTGGTGCAAAAGCGGTATCGTGATGGCAAATTTATCGACTATGGTCTGGTGCAGGCGGCGGAATTCACCAATCAGGGAAAGAACTTTCTGGGAATACTCTATCGCGACGAAGACGGACTTCCCGGTTATTATAATGCTGACGGGAGCAACCTGCGTAAGGCGTTCCTGAAAGCGCCGCTTTCCTTTCATCGAATTTCCTCCACCTACAGCCATCGCCGTCTCCATCCCATTAGAAAAATCTGGCTGCCCCATCCCGGGATAGATTATGCCGCTCCCGTCGGAACGCCGGTAAAAGCGGCGGGCAACGGGACGGTTGTCTGCGTTGCCAGTGACAACCAGGCGGGGAACTACGTCAAAATTCGTCATCCCAACGGCTATGAAAGCAGCTACCTGCATCTTTCCCGTTTTGCCGGCAAGGCCAAAAGGGGCATCAAGGTGGCCCAGGGGGAGGTTATCGGCTATGTGGGTAGCACCGGAATGGCAACCGGCCCCCACCTGGATTTTCGGATGAAGAAAAACGGCCGTTTTATCAATCCGTTAAAGATGGAAAACCCCCGGGCGCGCCGGCTGTCGGACCATGTAATGCCTTCCTTTCTGCAAAAGATGTTTGCCTGTCAAGCCTCCCTGGAAACTATCCGGCTGGTTCGCCACGACTTTCCTGAAGGTGGTGAAACGCAGCTGTAA
- a CDS encoding EAL domain-containing protein — MISSTVQRLAATTGLLKSRASKYAVYGVLIAVTCIFMATVMVAYLEKNTITLDSLVYAQKTNFALWVLDMMPFMFAFWGQYVSSMIAYQAGAVIIDETSDLRAQTAVLEEKATHEATHDSLTELPNRVLLHDRLQQALSAAQRQQSQLAVLIMDLDNFKEINDTLGHFNGDIILKQVATRLQGTIRNLDSVARLGGDEFAILLPKLASERDLPLVVKKLQQALKPSFQVSGLNLDVHASIGIALFPEHGNDVDTLMQRAEVAMYAAKREKSGILQYSRKLDHYSPRRLTLLAELRQAIEQQELLLFYQPKVDLKTNKILEVEALARWQHPEHGLMPPDDFIPLAERTGLIRPLTNMVIDQSLKQVAAWQAAGYDLGVTINISARVLLDPQFPDMLIGMMAAHRINPDHIVLEITETTIMVDHERAMEVLTRLQNIVVRLSIDDFGTGYSSLAYLKQLPVHELKIDKSFVMNMADNHDDAVIVKIIIELGHHLGLKVTAEGVETDTVLEQLKELTCDVAQGFLISRPLPADELMASLPSSSWKLKGAWL; from the coding sequence ATGATTAGTTCCACGGTCCAGAGGCTGGCGGCCACCACCGGTCTGCTGAAATCCCGAGCCAGCAAATACGCGGTTTATGGTGTTCTTATCGCGGTCACCTGTATTTTCATGGCTACCGTGATGGTTGCCTATCTCGAAAAAAATACCATTACCCTTGACAGTCTAGTGTATGCCCAGAAGACGAATTTCGCCCTCTGGGTGTTGGATATGATGCCTTTTATGTTTGCCTTCTGGGGGCAGTATGTAAGTTCCATGATTGCCTATCAGGCTGGTGCGGTAATCATCGACGAGACGTCCGATCTGCGGGCTCAGACGGCGGTTTTGGAGGAAAAGGCGACCCATGAGGCGACCCATGATTCGTTGACCGAACTTCCTAATCGGGTTCTGCTCCACGACCGCCTGCAGCAGGCTTTAAGTGCCGCCCAGCGACAGCAAAGCCAGCTGGCAGTGCTGATCATGGACCTGGATAATTTTAAGGAGATCAATGACACCCTGGGCCACTTCAATGGTGATATCATTTTGAAGCAGGTGGCTACCCGATTGCAGGGAACCATTCGCAACCTGGACAGCGTCGCCCGTTTGGGTGGGGATGAATTTGCCATTCTGTTGCCCAAGCTGGCATCCGAGCGCGATCTGCCACTGGTGGTTAAAAAGCTGCAGCAGGCTCTGAAGCCTTCATTCCAGGTCAGTGGTCTCAACCTTGATGTCCATGCCAGTATCGGTATTGCTTTGTTTCCTGAACATGGAAATGATGTTGATACCTTGATGCAGCGTGCGGAAGTGGCCATGTATGCGGCCAAGCGGGAAAAATCAGGCATTCTCCAATATTCACGCAAACTCGATCACTACAGTCCCCGACGGTTGACGTTGTTGGCTGAGCTGCGCCAGGCTATTGAGCAGCAGGAACTGCTGCTCTTTTACCAGCCAAAAGTTGACCTCAAGACCAACAAAATTTTAGAAGTGGAAGCATTGGCGCGCTGGCAGCATCCGGAGCATGGCTTGATGCCTCCTGATGATTTTATTCCGCTGGCGGAACGCACCGGATTGATCAGACCACTGACCAATATGGTGATTGATCAGTCGCTAAAGCAGGTCGCGGCATGGCAGGCTGCCGGCTATGATCTCGGCGTGACGATCAATATCTCCGCCAGGGTGCTGCTGGATCCCCAGTTTCCCGATATGCTGATCGGGATGATGGCCGCTCATCGGATTAACCCTGACCATATTGTCCTGGAAATTACTGAAACCACCATTATGGTGGATCATGAACGGGCTATGGAGGTTTTGACCAGGCTGCAGAACATTGTTGTCCGGCTGTCCATTGATGATTTTGGCACCGGTTACTCATCGTTGGCTTATCTGAAACAGCTGCCGGTTCACGAGCTTAAAATTGACAAATCATTCGTCATGAATATGGCCGATAATCATGACGATGCGGTTATTGTTAAAATAATTATCGAGCTTGGCCACCACCTGGGGCTGAAAGTAACCGCAGAGGGAGTTGAAACTGACACCGTTCTTGAGCAGTTGAAAGAGCTGACCTGCGATGTTGCCCAGGGGTTTTTGATCAGCAGGCCATTGCCAGCCGATGAGCTTATGGCCAGTCTGCCATCATCGTCATGGAAACTGAAGGGCGCATGGTTATAG